The segment ccgggacacaaatgacaaccaggacacagggaatataaatgactaccgggatgctcaaagagaaattacatactgggacactgggacacaaatgacgactggaatactgggaatataaatgacgaccaggacacagggacacaactacaagggggctACCGGGGGCACAATAGCATGCCGGGGGCATGTAAAAGAATAAACActaaaatatgaatatatatatatatatatatatatatatatatatatatatatatatatatatatatatatatatatatatatatatatatatatatactcataTACatactcatatatatatatatatatatatatatatatatatatatatatatatatatatatatatactcataTACatactcatatatatatatatatatatatatgtatatatatatatatatatatatatatatatatatatatatatatatatatatatatatatatatatatatatatatatatattgtataataaaattttgaaaaaaatcaaattaataaaataataaattttaagcttaaccaaatactaatgaaaattaaatggtAAACCCTTCTCTTACTCATCCACAAAAACCAATTAggctatattaaataaatatatatttcataattttaatcaaatacctttaaataaaataatgtgaAAAGGTTACTACTTTTaactaaattaagaaaatttaagtAGTATGCCCCTAATGGCATTTACCACTGCCTTACCTcatattttcttcaattattttattaaacaataaaatagttTTCTCTTAACTGATGTTGCTAATATcagaaaattagacaaaaaaaaggtaagtgTGGCATTTTCAATTCGATGGAATAAAGTAAAGAACGCATCTTTTCTTTAGGTAGAAATACATTACATATTTACCTCTGCAGAAAGCAAAGGTTAAATTATGGCGTATAAATTTTGTAGTTAGCGCAAAGCAAAATCTATTTGGCAGAGTTTCTTAATGCAATTACCTAGCCTGTTGAAGCCGTGCCTTATAAAGACGGTATCTTCGATAATATATTCTGGGAGTGTTTGTCTTTAGATATAATAtgtaaattgtttaaaattattttagtttttctttcgtaaATAGTAATCTTACACAATAATTCCCTTttaacttttcaaataaaataatcttaagATTTATCAttagaatatttatttcaatagaTAGAAGTGAACGAAAAAGTCGcttttttgaactatttattatacTGTTAATATTATAATGTATGGCGTTGTAAGTTAATGTCTCCTTTTTTCGTTCGAATAGTATGGCTATTCGTGAATTTAATCTTCAGGCTTGGACCTTTTTGAATTTCGGCGTATTCTTTTAAGTTCTTTTCATTCTTTGTCTGGTTGTTAAAAGGACTGCAAGTACTGTATTTTCCTTACGAGTTAAGCATTAACTTAAAACAACACATTTGATCAATTTCTCCCGAAGAATGGAGAGGAATATTTTCAGCGATTTTCAGCCTGTAATAAAGTGGACAAAACCAGcaatgaatattaaattttcgTTGTAATTTTCTTATCAATAATTGATAACAAGATCTTgttaaaatttttccttttttatttttatttgagattATTACTTCACCACAAGCAAGTTGATATTTTAGGGTATTTgctaattttaagccaaatctaTATGTATGAGGTTGCGCAAAATTTAGATTGTAAACTTAGTCGCGCACTGCTCTGTGGATACTGTTAACATGATGCAGATCTGAGCGCATATGCACATATGGAAGCAGCGAAAAAATGATCTCTTCATTACTTTGGGAGCAAAGTCAAAAGAACTTAATGAGCTCATTTATGCAAATGTCCCTGAATGACAGGCGTTATTCGGGGATCATTACTCACGGTTTTGAAAAACCCCATCATGCACAACAAAGAGCTTTCCTTCCATGTGTAGAAGGAAAAGATGTTAAATTTGAAGCCAAATCTGGCAGTGGAAGAATCACTGCAGCTTCACTTTATGCATTAAACCAAATTGAGATACTTGATGGATAATGTCAAGTTGTGGTCATGACGCCTTCTTATCAAAGAGCAAAGCAAATAAGACGCCTTATCTCAGGTTTTGTCCTCTATATTAAAGCAAAGTATCTCGTTAAACGTCccgaaaatgaaaccaaaaaattaaaggcTTCCAAAGAGTCCAGCCTGCATATCTTTGTAGGAACTCCAGATAGTATTTCCTGCATGATTGGACAGGGTGCTCTGGATACCGAGAACTTTAAACTGGTTGTACTTGATAAAGCGGGTGAGATGTTGTCTCGGCCTCGGGATTTTTGCAATCCAATCAAGGAAATATTTCGTAGCCTGACTagtaacaataagcaagttTTCCTATTGACGTCTACTATGTCCGATGACGTCGAAGAAGTCACCAACCCGTTTATGCAAAATCCCATCCATATTTCTGTGACGGAGGAgaagttgttttttaatagtATCCCCCCTCCCTATATCTGGGCAGTGAACGACGAAGGAAGATTGCAGACTCTTGTTGAACTCTACATGAAATCTACTAAAACCTGTTCCCGTCTTGTAATCTTCACAAGAGATACTCCCGGCGTTGAATTACTATGAAAAAGTCTTACTGCCAGGCGTTTTGCTTTTTCATCCATGGATGACAGTGTGGACAAAAAAAGcgcaagaaaaatatgaaaaaatttaattctggaaaatgtCGTTTGCTAATCACAACGGACTGTTCGGATTGCCAACTTAAAAGGTTAAATATGACGCATTTGATCAATTTCTCCCGAAGAACGGAAAGGAATATTTTGAGCGATTTTCAGCCTATAACAAAGTGGACGAAACCAGTagtgaatattaaatttttgttgtaattttcttgtCAATAATTGAAgacttgttaaattttttccttttttgtttttgtttgagtACTTGATTTTTACTTCACCCCTAGCGGATTGATATTTTGGGGTATTTGCTAATTCTAGGCCAAATCTATATGTATCAGGTTGGgcaaaactttattgtaaactAATTAGTAAACTTAGTTGCGAATGATCTGTGGTTACTGTTAGTAAGATGCACAAGGTGGAACAATTGATGCAAGTGTGAGCACATATGCGCATATAGAATGAGCAAAACAAATGATCTCTTCATTACTTCgggagcaaaataaaaaaaacttaatgagCTCATTTATGCAAATATCCCTGAATGACAGGCTTTATTCGGGGATCATTACTCACGGTTTCGAAAAACCCCATTATGCACAACAAAGAGCTTTGTTTCCATGTGTAGAAGAAAAAGATGTTAAATCTGAAGCCAAGTCTGCAGTGGAAGAATCACTGCAGCTTCAATTTATGCATTAAACCATATTGAGATACAGGATGGATCATGTCAAGTTGTAGTCATGACGCCATCTTGTCAAAGAGCAAAGCAAATAAGACGCCTTATCCCAGGTTTTGGCTTCTATATGCAAGCTCTAGTTCGTCATTGTAAAGGGACACGTTTGCATGGAgaataaatgggagacagtaacaacggccatcaaagggataaaattaacctggaaaatctgtcttggcttttttctacaattggccatgacttccgttGAAAAATCAAAGGGACACGTTTGCATGGAGCataatgggagacagtaacaacggccatcaaagggataaaattaacctggacaatctgtcttggcttttttctacaattggccatgacttccgttgttccccagcgagaacctccaaccggtacgactctagttcgtcATTGTAAAGGGACACGTTTGCatggagcataaatgggagacagtaacaacggccatcaaaggggtaaaattaacctggacaatctgtcttggcttttttctacaattggccatgacttccgttGAAAAGGGACATTGTAAAGGGACACGTTTGCatggagcataaatgggagacagtaacaacggccatcaaagggataaaattagcctggacaatctgtcttggcttttttctacaattggccatgacttccgttgaaaaatcaacggaccgagatccgttgatttttcaacggaagtcatggccaattgtagaaaaaagccaagacagattgtccaggttaattttacccctttgatggccgttgttactgtctcccatttatgctccatGCAAACGTGTCCCTTTACAATgacgaactagagtcgtaccggttggaggttctcgctggggaacaatcgcaggttgactacaagttgacttggatgaaaattttcctctcatgcatatcactccacaatgctgaactagagtccatcctctcatgctaattcacggtgggttggGTTCAAACCTGTTAAGGGTTTAACGTGTTAATTCACGGCGGGTGAGacaatatattgtaaaatttgacaatgaatataaatggaAATAAGAGTCCAATTCAAAGCCTGTAAGCGTCTCGTTACACGTCttgaaaatgaaaccaaaaaattaaagacttACAAAGAGTCCAGCCCGCATATCGTTGTAGGAACTCCAGATAGTATTTTCTGCAGAATTGGACAGGGCGCCCTGGATAACGAGAACATTAAACTGTTGTCTCGAACTCGGGATTTTCGCAATCCAATAAAACGAAGTATTTCGTAACCTGTCTAGTAACAATAACCAGGTTTTCCTATTGACGTCTACTATGTCAGATGACGTCGAAGAAGTCGCCAACGCGTTAATGCAAAATCCCATCCATATTTCCGTAACGGAAGAGaagttggtttttaatagtATCCCTCATCACTATATCTGGGCAGTGTACGACTAAGGAAGATTTCAGACTCTTGTTGGACTCAACATCAGATGTTAAAACCTGTTCCCGTCTTGTAACCTTCATAAAAGATACTCACGGCGTTGAATTACTAAGAAAAAGTCTTACTGTTAGGCGTTTCGCTTTTTCGTCCATGAATGATAGTATGGACCAGAAATAGtccaagaaaaatatgaaaaaatttaattctggaAAAAGTCGTTTGCTAATCAGCAAGGACTGTTCGGATTGCCAACTTAAAAGGTTAAATATGACGCATATGATCGATTTCTCCCGAAGAATGGAGAGGAATATTTTCAGCGATTTTCAGCCTGCAACAAAGTGGACAACTTCGGCGTCATAAACTTTGTTACAGGAGGTGACGCACCTGTAATTCTTGACATCCAGAATCGTTTCAATGCCATGGTGGAAATTACCGCTCTATACGACGCTGTGTGATGAATCTAGATTACTCTATTGTGATAAGTGTTAGGGAAAGCCTcgataaataattgaaatttagaTCATCCattgtttgtgttttatttgtgttGTCGACCAATTAGTGCTAATTATTTTACAATACCGTATTCTATAAAGTAATTTCTTTCATTGTCTTTATTACTGGTC is part of the Artemia franciscana chromosome 12, ASM3288406v1, whole genome shotgun sequence genome and harbors:
- the LOC136033487 gene encoding eukaryotic initiation factor 4A-like, which produces MTPSYQRAKQIRRLISGFVLYIKAKYLVKRPENETKKLKASKESSLHIFVGTPDSISCMIGQGALDTENFKLVVLDKAGEMLSRPRDFCNPIKEIFRSLTSNNKQVFLLTSTMSDDVEEVTNPFMQNPIHISVTEEKLFFNSIPPPYIWAVNDEGRLQTLVELYMKSTKTCSRLVIFTRDTPGVELL